One segment of Pandoraea pnomenusa DNA contains the following:
- a CDS encoding NAD-dependent succinate-semialdehyde dehydrogenase — translation MSTSHPSTPARAHPALARLKDPALLRFDAYIDGAWTQADSQATFVVNDPATDAAIAHVADLGAKETERALVAAETALPEWRARTGKDRARIMRRWYDLIMQAQDDLGAIMTAEQGKPLAEAKGEVAYGASFIEWFAEEAKRVDGDVLTSPEGGKRLLVLKQPIGVCASITPWNFPIAMITRKIAPAIAAGCTIVVKPARLTPLSALALAELAERAGLPRGVFNVVTSKNSSDVGDVLTGSPRVRHLSFTGSTPVGARLMEQCAPTIKKVALELGGLAPFLVFDDADVDAAVEGCIASKFRNAGQTCVCANRIYAQDGIYDAFVEKLTAAVSRLRVGNGFEPGVAIGPLIEDAAVEKVERHVADAVARGGRVTVGGKVLHGRFFEPTVVADASADMLVAQEETFGPVAPVFRFRDEAEGIRLANATDFGLASYFFARDVGRVWRVAEGIEAGMVGINTGLISNEVAPFGGVKQSGLGREGSKYGIDEYLELKYLCLAGMG, via the coding sequence GTGTCAACATCCCACCCATCCACGCCCGCCAGGGCTCACCCGGCACTGGCTCGTCTGAAAGATCCGGCACTGCTCAGGTTCGACGCGTATATCGACGGCGCCTGGACGCAGGCCGACTCGCAGGCGACTTTCGTCGTCAACGACCCGGCCACCGACGCAGCGATCGCCCACGTCGCCGACCTGGGCGCCAAGGAAACCGAGCGCGCCCTGGTCGCCGCCGAAACCGCACTGCCCGAGTGGCGCGCCCGTACCGGCAAGGATCGGGCGCGCATCATGCGGCGCTGGTATGACCTCATCATGCAGGCACAGGACGACCTCGGCGCCATCATGACCGCCGAGCAAGGCAAGCCGCTCGCCGAGGCCAAGGGCGAGGTCGCCTACGGCGCCTCCTTCATCGAGTGGTTCGCCGAAGAAGCCAAGCGGGTGGACGGCGACGTCCTCACTTCCCCCGAGGGCGGCAAGCGCTTGCTGGTGCTCAAGCAGCCGATCGGCGTATGCGCCTCGATCACCCCCTGGAACTTCCCGATCGCGATGATCACGCGCAAGATCGCGCCGGCCATCGCGGCCGGCTGCACCATCGTGGTCAAGCCCGCGCGCCTCACACCGCTCTCGGCGCTGGCCCTGGCCGAACTGGCCGAGCGCGCCGGGCTGCCTCGAGGTGTCTTCAACGTGGTGACGTCGAAAAACTCGTCCGACGTGGGCGACGTGCTCACCGGCAGCCCGCGCGTGCGGCACCTGTCCTTTACGGGCTCGACGCCGGTCGGCGCCCGACTCATGGAGCAGTGCGCGCCGACCATCAAGAAGGTCGCGCTCGAGCTGGGCGGTCTCGCACCGTTCCTCGTATTCGACGACGCCGATGTCGACGCCGCCGTCGAAGGCTGCATCGCCTCGAAGTTCCGCAATGCCGGGCAAACATGCGTATGCGCGAACCGCATCTACGCGCAAGACGGCATCTACGACGCCTTCGTCGAAAAACTCACCGCTGCCGTGAGCCGGCTGCGCGTGGGCAACGGCTTCGAACCGGGCGTGGCGATCGGCCCGCTCATCGAAGACGCCGCCGTCGAAAAAGTCGAGCGCCACGTGGCCGACGCCGTCGCCAGGGGGGGACGTGTGACGGTCGGTGGCAAGGTCCTGCACGGCCGATTCTTCGAACCGACGGTCGTGGCCGACGCGAGCGCGGATATGCTCGTCGCGCAGGAAGAGACCTTCGGACCGGTGGCACCGGTCTTCCGCTTCAGAGATGAAGCCGAGGGCATCCGGCTGGCCAACGCGACGGACTTCGGCCTGGCGTCCTATTTCTTCGCCCGCGACGTCGGACGCGTCTGGCGCGTCGCCGAAGGCATCGAAGCCGGCATGGTCGGCATCAATACTGGCCTGATCTCCAACGAAGTCGCCCCGTTCGGCGGCGTCAAACAGTCCGGCCTGGGACGCGAAGGTTCGAAGTACGGCATCGACGAGTATCTCGAGCTGAAGTATCTCTGCCTCGCCGGCATGGGCTGA